The sequence CGGATATGGGGATGCGCGATCCGGAATGCGGTGTGGTCGCCGTCGGTGCGACCGTCGCCGGTCTGGGTCGCAGACGGCGAACGGCCCGCCGGTCGGGGCCGGCGGGCCGTTCGCGTGCTGTGACGGTTCAGCCCGCTGCGGGCGTGGGGGCGTCGCGGAGCAGGCAGGTCAGGCGTGCGGTGCAGACCCGCTTGTCCTGGTCGTCGGTGATGACGATCTCGTACGTGGCGGTGGAGCGGCCCCGGTGTACGGGGGTGGCGACGCCGGTGACGAGGCCGTTGCGGACGCCTCGGTGGTGGGTGCAGTTGAGGTCGACGCCGACGGCGATCTTGTTCGCGCCGCCGTGGAGCATGGAGCCGATGGAGCCGAGGGTTTCGGCGAGGACGGCGGAGGCTCCGCCGTGGAGGAGGCCGTAGGGCTGGGTGTTGCCTTCGACGGGCATGGTGCCGACGACGCGGTCGGCGGCGGCCTCGACGATGGTGACGCCCATGCGTTCGCCGAGGTGGCCGGCGGAGAAGAGGGCGGGCAGGTCGATGCCGAGTGCCGCGTACTCGTCGATGACTTCCTGCGGGAAGAGGGGTGCGGTGTGCTCGCCCATGGGTCCGGCTCCGTTCGTCTGCGCGGGTTCGTCGCTGTCTGCACTGTTCTTATCAGACGGCTGAGCGGACGCTTAGCCTGCGGTTCGGTCACGCGGGTCCGGCGGGTTCGCGGCAGCGGTGTCCTGGGCGGTCCGGGCCGCCGCGCTCAGGGCAGGGCGGCGGGCCGTGGCGGCGAAGTGCCCTCTCCCGCGGGCTCGGTGGTGATGGTCGGCGAAGCCCCCTCGTACCGCGCCCGCGGGGCGCCCGAGCCGTCGGCGGGGACGGCGAACACCTCGGGGCCGTTCCGGCCCGGCTTCGCGTAGCCGACGGTCTTCCCGTCGAGCCAGGCCGCCTGGTCGTCGATGTCCGCGGTCTCGGCCAGCGCGGTGTCCGATCCCCGGCGCAGGTCCAGCACGTGCAGCCGCCAGCGGGTGCCGGCCCGTTTCTTGTACGCGATCCGGGTCCCGTCCGGGGAGAGTGAGGGGCATTCGACGTTGCGGCGCAGCGCGGTGAGCCGGCGGGTGCGCAGGTCGCCGCGCATCAGCCAGGTGGTGCCGTCGGCGGCCATGGTCGCGTAGAAGGTGCGGTCGTCGGCGGCGAAGGTCACCCCCCAGAAGTTGACGCTCTCCCGGTGGAACGGCCTGCCGTCCACGAAGACCGCGTAGTCCTCCAGCGAACCGTGGTGGGCCCCGGTGCGGAGGTCGTAGACGCCCGCCGTGGTGGAGAACTGCCCGGACTGCGCGTACGAGTCGCCGCTGCGGAAGACCGTCCAGGCGACCCACCGGCCCGAGGGGGACACCCGGGTGCGGCTGGGTTCGCCCCACACCGGCAGGGTGAGCACCGGCCGGTCCTTCCCGGCGCGGTAGACGCGCAGCTCGGTGGCCATGGGCCCGGGCAGTGCGCGCAGGCAGGTCAGCACACCGGCTGCGGTGGCGGCGCGCTGGCAGACCGGGCCGCTGCCCAGTACCCGGCCCGTGCGGTCGAGCTGGCGTACCCGGTGGGTCGGGCCGGCCACCAGGAGGACCGTGCCGGGCCGTTCCAGCCGCAGTGGCCCGGCGCTCTCCGCGGCCGGCTGCCGGCGCCAGGCCACCGCCCCGATCGCGGCCGCGAGCAGGGCGGCGACCAGCACGGCCCCGGCGATCCGGCGCGACCGGTCGGTGCTGCGGCGGCCCTCCGTGTCCGCCGCTGCGGTGTCCGGTCCGGTCGTGGTGCTGGACCCGGTCATGGCGCGGTCCTCCTCGGTCCCAGGTGTGCGGATACGGCGACGGCGGCGGCGAGCAGGGCGGCGTAGAGCGTGAAGGCCGTTCCCAGGCCCACCACGGCGCACAGCCCTCCGAAGGCCACCGCGCCTCCCGCCCGTGCCAGGGCCTGGGCGGTCTGTACGGCGGCCAGTCCGGTCGCCCGCGCCCCGGCGGGGATCGCCGGGGCCACATGGGCCATCAGGACCCCGTCGGTGGCGGCGTAGAACAGCCCGTGCAGGCCCAGTGCCAGCACCGGTGGCAACCAGCCCGCCGGCGCGGCCGGCATCAGCAGATACGCGGTCAGCAGCACCGCGTGGCCGCCGAGGAACAGCCGCCAGCGGCCGATCCGGTCCGCCAGCCGGCCGAGCGGGGCGGCGGCCGCCATGAAGACGAGGGCGGTGCCGAGCGGGAGCAGCGGCAGGGCCCGCACGGGGAGTTCGGCGCGTTGCTGCACGGCCAGGAAGAAGAACATGTCGCCGACGGTGGCCAGGCCGAGCAGCCCGGCGGCCAGGACGCAGCGGCGGACGTCCCGCGACAGGGCCTCCGCGAACAGCCGTACGCGGGGCGGTGCGGGCCCGGGGGCGGCGGGTGCCGGGGGGCCGGGGGCCGGGTCCGGTCGTACGAAGCACACCAGGACCACCACCCCGGCCGCGGCCAGGCAGAAGCTGACCAGGAAGGCGGTGTCGTAGCCGCCGGGCACCGCCAGCAGCACCGCGAACGCCAGCAGCGGACCGATCAGCGCGCCGCAGGTGTCCATCGCCCGGTGCGCGCCGAAGGCGCGGCCCAGGTCGCCGTCCGGGACGGAGGCGGCGATCATGGCGTCGCGTGGACCGGTCCTGATGCCCTTGCCGGTGCGGTCCGCCGCGACCAGGGTGCCGATGGCCGTCGCCGAGGAGCCCGCGGCGGGCAGGGCGAGCTTGGTCAGTGCCGACAGGCCGTAGCCGGTGACGGCCAGGGCCTTGGGCCGGCCGAGCCGGTCGGCGGCCCAGCCGCCCAGGAGCCGGAACAGCGCGGTGGCCCCGGTGTAGAGCCCGTCGAGGGCGCCGAGGCGCAGATAGCCGATGCCCAGCCCGTACATCAGGTACAGGGGCAGCATCGCCGTCACGAGTTCCGCCGAAGCGTCGGTGAGCAGGCTGACCGCTCCCAGGGCCAGCACCGTCCCCGGGATCCGGCGACCCGGCCCCGCCCCGCCGTCCCGGCCGCCGGAGCGGCCGGGACGGCGGGTGCGGTGGGTGTCGGCGGCCCGGGTGTGCGAGAGGTACATCACCACGACCCTCCTCGGGCGTCCGCGATCAGGAGGCGGCGGTCGGGACCCACCGCTGGCTGGCCCGGCCGTCGCACCCGTTCTGCACGATCCGGGCCCCCCGGGTGGTCGAACTCCCCGAGACGTCCATGCACATGCCGCTGTGGACGGAGGTCAGCCGGAAGGCGGAGCCGTCCGCCGTGACCCGCCATCGCTGCCCCGGTTCGTCCGAGCAGGTCGCGTCCACGGCGGCGGCCCCGTCCGCGGTGGAGGCCACGGCCACGCAGCGCCCGCTGGACTTGATCTTCATCTGGTAGCCGCTGTCGGCGTCACCGGTCAGGGTGAAGCGCTGGTTGACGTAGGCTCCGCCGTCCCACTGGACCAGGTGCTCCCCGCTGGTCGGCTTGTCCAGTGCCAGGCCGGAGTTGACGTTGTCGATCTTGTACGTCCGGCCCGAGACGATCGGCCCCGGCGCGGGCGTCGGCGTGGGCGTGGGGGTGGGTGTCGGTCCGGGGCCGCCGTCGCCCTTGGCGTGGCAGGCGCCGGAGACCGAGTCGGTGAACGTCCGCCCGGCGACCGGCTTGAAGGTGAAGGAGTAGCCGGTGGACGACAGGTCGAACCGGCCGACGCCGAAGGTCTTGTTGTCGAACTTCTCCGAGGTGGCCGCCGACCTTCCGGTGGAGGAGTAGAGCGCGCGCCCGCCGGTGCCGATGACGAAGGGGCGTACGCCGTTGGCGGTGTCCTTGCGCCCGTCGGCCATCGACGGGGCGAAGCGCTCGTAGTGGTGGTCGTGGCCGGTGACGACGACATCGGCCTTGTAGTCGGTCAGGGCCTTGTAGAGCGGGGAGGTGCCGCTGGTGTCGCCGTGGTCACCCGAGGAGAACCGGGCGTGGTGCCAGTAGGCCAGCGTGCACGGCTTGCCGCTGGCCGCGAGGTCGGCCCGCAGCCACTTCTCCTGGGTGCTGCCGGTGCTCATCGAGACGTTGGAGTTCAGCGCCACCAGGTGCCAGTCGCCGACGTCGAAGCTGTAGTACCCCTTGCCCTTGCCGCCGGTCTCGACGTTCTTGCCGCCGTAGTAGTCGAAGTACCCGGAGGCTCCGCTGGTCCGGTACTCGTGGTTGCCCGGGGTGGGGTGGACCAGGGAGTTGAACCGGCCCCAGTAGCGGTCGTAACTGCCCTTGAACTCCGAGAGCTTGCCCGAGTCGTAGGCGTTGTCGCCGGCCGTGATCACGGCGGCGGGCGCCATGGCGGCCACCACCTCGGCCGTCTGGTTGCAGGCCGTCCCGCAGATGTCGCCGGCCGCGGCCAGGGTCACCGTGTCGGCGGCGAGCGGCCGCTCGCCCGACTGGTAGGCGTCGACGGTGAAGTGGCTGCCCGGTGTGGTGAGCGCGGGCTCGACGGTGACGCAGTCGCCCTCGAAGGCCCGGGTGTGGAAGGCCCGTCCGGCCCCGGCTCCGGCCGTGAGGGTCTGCTCGCCGCCGCGGGATCCCCGCAGGGTGACGGTGTCCGTGCCGCGCAGTTCGAGCGCGTCGAACCGGACCCGCAGCCAGCGCGCGCCGTCGTCGCAGATCCGGTGGGCGGCGCGGGCCTGCTGGTCGCCGGTGCGGCCGGCCACCTCCGTGCGGCCGAAGTGGGCTGCCCGCTGCGCCAGTTGGGGTACCTCGGCGGTCGCTGAGCCGGACAGCGCCGCCGGGGCGGGCGGGCCGGACGCGGCGTCGCGGGCGGTCAGGGAGTGGGCGGCGGTCAGTCCGCCGCCGGTCAGGACGAGGGCCGTGGCCGCGGTGAGCAGATACCGCGCCGAGAACGGCGAACGTGGTCGGGAAGTGCCCATGCTGAAAGCCTCCGTGGGGGGTGGGAAACGGAAACGCCGCCGCCACCCGCCGGGCGAGCACGGTCCGGGACGGGGCGCGGCCATGGCGGGGAACGTACTGCTCCGGTCGCGGCCCTTGACAGTGCGCGGCGGACCCGGGGCGGCAACTCTCCGGACAGCCGGCCCGCACCGGGACCCCGCCCTTCTCGCGGCCCGGTCACCCGGGGGCCCCCGGAAGCCGGAACCTCCCAGGTGGGAGGGGGATCCAGGTCCCCGGCCGGGGCCCCTTCGCGCTCCCGTCCCCGGGAGCGGCGCGATCGGAGGGCCGTACGGCGCCGGACATCCAGAGAGTGGCGGACGGACCGGCGGAGGCGGGACCGGCCCGCCGGTGACCGGTCAGCGGTGCACGCCGACCGCTCACCGGGGCGCGAGGGGTGCCGGCCGTCGGCCTGCGGCGGGCACCGGCCGGTCACGGGTGCGATGCGGGCGCGCCGGTCATGCGGGGCCGCCGGGCGGCCGGCGGCCCCCGCCGGGTGACGGCCCAGGGCACGAGGACGGTACGGGGGCGTTACGGGTACGGAGGGCGGGAGCAGTGGAGGTCACGCCGGGTACGGGGGCCGGGCGGTGGAGGTCGTGCCGGGTACGGAGGCAGGGGGCGGTGGAGGTCACGCCTGGTCCAGGGGCGGGGGCGCGGGCAGGTCAGCCCCACTGCCACCGGATGCCGTGGATGCCCGGGACCGGCGACGCGGCGACGTGCTGGACGACGCCCGAGACGCCGGGATA is a genomic window of Streptomyces sp. YPW6 containing:
- a CDS encoding PaaI family thioesterase encodes the protein MGEHTAPLFPQEVIDEYAALGIDLPALFSAGHLGERMGVTIVEAAADRVVGTMPVEGNTQPYGLLHGGASAVLAETLGSIGSMLHGGANKIAVGVDLNCTHHRGVRNGLVTGVATPVHRGRSTATYEIVITDDQDKRVCTARLTCLLRDAPTPAAG
- a CDS encoding RICIN domain-containing protein, which codes for MGTSRPRSPFSARYLLTAATALVLTGGGLTAAHSLTARDAASGPPAPAALSGSATAEVPQLAQRAAHFGRTEVAGRTGDQQARAAHRICDDGARWLRVRFDALELRGTDTVTLRGSRGGEQTLTAGAGAGRAFHTRAFEGDCVTVEPALTTPGSHFTVDAYQSGERPLAADTVTLAAAGDICGTACNQTAEVVAAMAPAAVITAGDNAYDSGKLSEFKGSYDRYWGRFNSLVHPTPGNHEYRTSGASGYFDYYGGKNVETGGKGKGYYSFDVGDWHLVALNSNVSMSTGSTQEKWLRADLAASGKPCTLAYWHHARFSSGDHGDTSGTSPLYKALTDYKADVVVTGHDHHYERFAPSMADGRKDTANGVRPFVIGTGGRALYSSTGRSAATSEKFDNKTFGVGRFDLSSTGYSFTFKPVAGRTFTDSVSGACHAKGDGGPGPTPTPTPTPTPAPGPIVSGRTYKIDNVNSGLALDKPTSGEHLVQWDGGAYVNQRFTLTGDADSGYQMKIKSSGRCVAVASTADGAAAVDATCSDEPGQRWRVTADGSAFRLTSVHSGMCMDVSGSSTTRGARIVQNGCDGRASQRWVPTAAS
- a CDS encoding TolB-like translocation protein, whose product is MTGSSTTTGPDTAAADTEGRRSTDRSRRIAGAVLVAALLAAAIGAVAWRRQPAAESAGPLRLERPGTVLLVAGPTHRVRQLDRTGRVLGSGPVCQRAATAAGVLTCLRALPGPMATELRVYRAGKDRPVLTLPVWGEPSRTRVSPSGRWVAWTVFRSGDSYAQSGQFSTTAGVYDLRTGAHHGSLEDYAVFVDGRPFHRESVNFWGVTFAADDRTFYATMAADGTTWLMRGDLRTRRLTALRRNVECPSLSPDGTRIAYKKRAGTRWRLHVLDLRRGSDTALAETADIDDQAAWLDGKTVGYAKPGRNGPEVFAVPADGSGAPRARYEGASPTITTEPAGEGTSPPRPAALP
- a CDS encoding MFS transporter — protein: MYLSHTRAADTHRTRRPGRSGGRDGGAGPGRRIPGTVLALGAVSLLTDASAELVTAMLPLYLMYGLGIGYLRLGALDGLYTGATALFRLLGGWAADRLGRPKALAVTGYGLSALTKLALPAAGSSATAIGTLVAADRTGKGIRTGPRDAMIAASVPDGDLGRAFGAHRAMDTCGALIGPLLAFAVLLAVPGGYDTAFLVSFCLAAAGVVVLVCFVRPDPAPGPPAPAAPGPAPPRVRLFAEALSRDVRRCVLAAGLLGLATVGDMFFFLAVQQRAELPVRALPLLPLGTALVFMAAAAPLGRLADRIGRWRLFLGGHAVLLTAYLLMPAAPAGWLPPVLALGLHGLFYAATDGVLMAHVAPAIPAGARATGLAAVQTAQALARAGGAVAFGGLCAVVGLGTAFTLYAALLAAAVAVSAHLGPRRTAP